One Solibacillus sp. R5-41 DNA segment encodes these proteins:
- a CDS encoding Glu/Leu/Phe/Val dehydrogenase, which yields MAENLNLFTSTQEVIHEALNKLGYDEAMYELLKEPIRMLSVRIPVKMDDGTTKVFTGYRGQHNDAVGPTKGGVRFHPMVSEEEVKALSMWMTLKCGIVDLPYGGGKGGVVCDPREMSMGELERLSRGYVRAIKQFVGPTKDIPAPDVFTNAQIMAWMMDEYSRMDEFNSPGFITGKPIVLGGSQGRDRATAEGVTIVIEEAAKKRNIEIKGARIVIQGFGNAGSFLAKFMSDLGAKVIGISDAQGALHDPNGLDIDYLLDRRDSFGTVTTLFENTITNKELLELDCDILVPAAIENQITADNAHQIKANIVVEAANGPTTAEATKILTERGILLVPDVLASAGGVTVSYFEWVQNNQGYYWTEEEVREKLYKKMVTAFDNVYTTAQNRNINMRLAAYMVGVRRTAEASRFRGWV from the coding sequence ATGGCTGAAAATTTAAACCTGTTCACATCAACTCAAGAAGTAATTCATGAAGCATTAAATAAACTGGGCTATGATGAAGCGATGTACGAATTATTAAAAGAACCGATTCGCATGCTTTCAGTTCGTATTCCTGTAAAAATGGATGATGGCACTACAAAAGTATTTACAGGTTACCGCGGGCAGCATAATGATGCAGTCGGACCTACAAAGGGTGGAGTACGTTTCCATCCAATGGTTTCTGAGGAAGAAGTGAAAGCGCTTTCGATGTGGATGACGTTGAAATGCGGCATCGTCGATCTTCCATATGGCGGTGGTAAAGGTGGAGTTGTTTGTGACCCACGTGAAATGTCGATGGGCGAGCTTGAACGCTTAAGTCGTGGGTATGTGCGTGCGATTAAACAATTCGTAGGTCCAACAAAAGACATTCCTGCACCAGACGTATTTACAAATGCTCAAATTATGGCATGGATGATGGATGAATATAGCCGTATGGACGAGTTTAACTCTCCTGGATTCATTACAGGTAAGCCGATTGTGCTAGGTGGTTCACAAGGTCGTGACCGTGCAACAGCAGAAGGGGTAACAATTGTTATTGAAGAAGCTGCAAAAAAACGTAATATCGAAATTAAAGGAGCACGAATCGTTATCCAAGGTTTTGGAAACGCAGGTAGTTTCTTAGCGAAGTTCATGAGTGACTTAGGTGCAAAGGTTATCGGTATTTCAGATGCGCAGGGGGCATTACATGATCCGAATGGTTTAGATATCGACTATTTATTAGATCGTCGTGATTCATTTGGGACAGTTACAACGTTATTTGAAAATACAATTACAAATAAAGAATTACTTGAATTAGATTGTGATATTTTAGTACCTGCTGCAATCGAAAATCAAATTACAGCAGACAACGCACATCAGATTAAAGCGAATATCGTAGTAGAAGCAGCGAACGGTCCAACTACTGCAGAAGCAACAAAAATTTTAACTGAGCGCGGGATTCTTTTAGTGCCAGACGTATTAGCATCAGCTGGTGGGGTAACAGTATCTTATTTCGAATGGGTACAAAACAACCAAGGTTACTACTGGACAGAAGAAGAAGTTCGTGAAAAATTATACAAAAAAATGGTAACAGCATTTGATAATGTATATACAACAGCACAAAATCGTAACATCAACATGCGATTAGCAGCATACATGGTTGGCGTACGTCGCACAGCGGAAGCATCTCGTTTCCGTGGTTGGGTGTAA
- a CDS encoding cation diffusion facilitator family transporter, protein MKDLVSLLKGGNKPSLLAALVNAFLGTLKGVAFFLTGNVAMFAEMMHSFGDAANQFFVFIGSALSKKAPSPRFPNGYGRVVNLVCLGAVLIVAILSYETIKEGLHHFLHPATESSGMYIALSVLAIGAFLELIVLNKAAKEVLHEVGVEGKGLAIFQSVRYLKRAKPATKLVWMEDLVATGGNVLAILAIVIAHFTGFYRLEGLVSIIIGLMMFYVVGRVFLDNARGAIGETDEEMLVHIGNLVMQDPNVADIARLEVIKEGEFLHVELVAETDSKLSLAYLDDVRDHLTELLLNQKGVTKVTMAFDEDDGERAWTHTATIPEGNKGRI, encoded by the coding sequence ATGAAAGATCTAGTCAGTTTATTAAAGGGCGGAAATAAGCCATCCTTACTCGCAGCACTCGTCAATGCATTTTTAGGTACCCTTAAAGGTGTAGCCTTCTTTTTAACAGGAAATGTAGCCATGTTTGCCGAAATGATGCATTCATTTGGTGATGCAGCGAACCAATTTTTTGTTTTTATCGGTTCAGCCTTATCCAAAAAAGCACCTTCTCCTCGTTTCCCTAACGGCTATGGGCGCGTAGTGAATCTTGTGTGCCTTGGCGCGGTATTGATTGTTGCAATTTTATCTTATGAAACAATTAAAGAAGGCTTGCACCACTTTTTGCATCCCGCTACCGAATCGAGTGGTATGTATATTGCACTTAGCGTGTTAGCAATAGGGGCGTTTTTAGAGTTAATTGTTTTAAATAAAGCAGCGAAAGAAGTGCTCCATGAAGTTGGGGTGGAAGGTAAAGGTCTTGCAATTTTTCAATCTGTCCGCTATTTAAAACGTGCTAAACCTGCTACAAAATTAGTATGGATGGAAGATTTAGTTGCAACGGGTGGTAATGTTCTCGCAATTTTAGCGATTGTCATTGCTCATTTTACTGGATTTTATCGATTGGAAGGCTTAGTATCCATTATCATTGGATTAATGATGTTTTATGTTGTAGGTCGTGTATTCCTTGATAATGCACGTGGAGCGATTGGGGAAACGGATGAGGAAATGTTAGTTCACATTGGTAATCTGGTTATGCAAGATCCCAATGTGGCGGATATTGCTCGTCTCGAAGTGATTAAAGAGGGAGAATTTTTACATGTGGAACTCGTTGCAGAAACAGATTCAAAGTTATCATTAGCTTACTTAGATGATGTCAGAGACCACTTAACAGAATTATTATTAAATCAAAAAGGGGTTACAAAGGTGACAATGGCGTTCGATGAAGATGATGGTGAGCGCGCATGGACACATACAGCAACGATACCCGAGGGAAATAAAGGGAGAATTTAA
- a CDS encoding iron-containing alcohol dehydrogenase, protein MNAFSFYNPVKIHFGKGSIENLRKELPQYGKNILLVYGGGSIKSNGVYDNIVALLNELSMEIFELSGVEPNPRVETARKGIEICKEQKIDLVLAVGGGSVIDCAKLIVAGAKIEEDAWDIVTKKVFPKDALPLATVLTLAATASEMNSGSVITNLATKEKFSWGSPAVFPKFSILDPTYTYTVPTNQTINGIVDTMTHIFEQYFNNATSTPLMDEMSEGVLRTIIDVTPKVLEDPTNYGYRETLMLAATLGLNGYLSLGARGDWATHNIEHAVSAYYDIAHAGGLAILFPNWMRHNVHVNTAKFARLAEKVFGIEVADKSNEQIAIEGIEALSAFWTSIGAPKKLADYEIDETHFDDMVHHCMVNGPFGNFNKLQSEDVRKILEMSL, encoded by the coding sequence ATGAATGCTTTTTCATTTTACAATCCGGTAAAAATCCATTTTGGTAAGGGGAGTATCGAAAACTTACGAAAAGAGTTACCACAATACGGTAAAAATATTTTGCTTGTATACGGTGGGGGCAGTATTAAATCAAATGGTGTTTACGATAACATCGTGGCTCTCTTAAATGAGCTTTCAATGGAGATTTTCGAGTTATCTGGAGTGGAACCAAACCCTCGAGTGGAAACAGCGCGTAAAGGAATTGAAATTTGTAAAGAACAAAAAATCGATCTTGTTTTAGCGGTAGGTGGCGGTTCTGTAATTGATTGTGCAAAATTAATCGTAGCGGGTGCTAAAATAGAGGAAGATGCGTGGGATATTGTAACAAAGAAAGTATTCCCGAAAGATGCATTGCCATTAGCTACGGTACTTACGTTAGCAGCAACAGCATCTGAAATGAACTCAGGCTCCGTCATTACGAATTTAGCAACGAAAGAAAAATTTAGCTGGGGAAGTCCCGCTGTTTTTCCTAAGTTTTCGATTTTAGATCCTACTTATACGTATACAGTACCGACGAACCAAACAATCAATGGCATTGTTGATACGATGACACATATTTTCGAGCAATATTTTAATAATGCAACAAGTACGCCACTAATGGATGAGATGAGCGAGGGGGTTTTACGTACAATTATTGACGTAACCCCGAAAGTTTTGGAAGATCCAACAAATTACGGGTATAGAGAGACATTGATGCTTGCGGCGACATTAGGTTTGAATGGCTATTTATCATTAGGAGCTCGCGGAGATTGGGCGACACATAATATCGAGCACGCAGTTTCTGCATATTATGATATTGCGCATGCAGGTGGATTAGCAATTCTTTTCCCGAATTGGATGCGCCATAATGTTCATGTAAACACTGCAAAATTTGCAAGACTAGCAGAGAAGGTTTTCGGAATTGAAGTAGCTGATAAATCCAATGAACAAATTGCTATAGAGGGAATTGAAGCTCTTTCAGCATTTTGGACTTCCATCGGAGCGCCGAAAAAATTAGCAGATTACGAAATTGATGAAACGCATTTTGATGATATGGTCCACCATTGTATGGTCAATGGTCCATTCGGTAACTTTAATAAACTGCAATCTGAAGATGTACGAAAGATTTTAGAGATGTCTTTATAA